In a genomic window of Jaculus jaculus isolate mJacJac1 chromosome 8, mJacJac1.mat.Y.cur, whole genome shotgun sequence:
- the Pfdn6 gene encoding prefoldin subunit 6, giving the protein MAELIQKKLQGEVEKYQQLQKDLSKSMSGRQKLEAQLTENNIVKEELALLDGSNVVFKLLGPVLVRQELGEARATVGKRLDYITAEIKRYESQLRDLEQQSEQQRETLAQLQQEFQRAQAAKTGAPGKA; this is encoded by the exons ATGGCTGAGCTGATCCAGAAGAAGCTGCAGGGAGAAGTGGAGAAGTATCAGCAGCTGCAGAAGG ATCTGAGTAAATCCATGTCGGGGAGGCAGAAGCTCGAGGCTCAACTAACAGAAAACAATATCGTCAAGGAG GAACTGGCGTTGCTAGATGGATCCAACGTAGTCTTTAAACTTCTGGGCCCCGTGCTCGTCAGACAGGAGCTGGGGGAAGCTCGGGCCACAGTGGGGAAGAGGCTGGACTATATCACGGCTGAAAT TAAACGATATGAATCCCAGCTTCGGGACCTTGAACAGCagtcagagcaacagagagagacccTTGCTCAGCTGCAGCAGGAGTTCCAGCGGGCCCAGGCGGCAAAGACAGGGGCTCCTGGAAAAGCCTGA